One Perca flavescens isolate YP-PL-M2 chromosome 16, PFLA_1.0, whole genome shotgun sequence genomic window, TGTTACTAGACAACACGTAGACCATCAATGAACTGTACTGTTGCAGTCATGAGGAGATGAAAATGCCAAACACCAATAAGCGCTGCACATTTTGCCATGGTAGGGGCCAGATCATTTCTTGCGTAACAACTCATACTGGACCTTTGAAAGTTTCCAAAGTCTCAGACGGTCTAATATTTAGTTAAAGACAGAAAGTTGTAAAATGTCTACAACAGGTCAATTCAGCAACACTTACTCCCTCACAGCCTCAGGTTCACAGTGTAACCTGTTCATCAGTACATGCAGGTTTTCTTAGTGCAGTCTCTGCTTTTTAGATATTGACGGCCTGATTTGTAGGACTCTGAATAACTCTTGTCCCAAACAAAGATTATGTAATAACTTTTGTGAAGTCCCATTAAACTTCCAGTTAATACCAGTAAACTGCCTATTAATCAGTCTTTCTCAACAGTCTACAACAATGTTATCAATGCTTTGGCTTGGTTTCATTATAGTAAAATAATGTTGCTCTTATGTAAGATATACTTAATGTTGTGTAATATTTCTGCAGGACATTGACCGCGTTTGTGCCGTAGATTCCGTTAAAAGGAATCATGAATCAGAACTGACATGATTTGATCCAGACTCTCGTTGCATTTCAGATATTACCAAAACATCATCATGAAGAGTGgtatgtgaaaatgaactacTGACTTGAGGATTTGTTTGTCCATACAAGCAGATTGTAGCTTCTAGGATGTTATAAGGTGATAAAGTAAAAGAGCCTGACTAATTTCACTTGTTACCTTGAATGGTTTTCCATGAATTTTGTTTACAACCCATCGGGTTGTTTCAGCCATAAGCAAAAATTAATGTCAGTGCAGTTGGAGGGAGGGTCAGAGGCAGTATAGGTTTATTGTATGTTTTCACAGGACAGCTGAATCTAATTGTTGATGTTAAACTCGGTTCTGGCAGCTTTAGGAGTACTCAATGATAGGTTCAGTATTTCCTGAACAAGCTTGTGCAGAGATGTTTGCACAACACTTTTATTTACGGCTGTTGGACAGAAGAGTCCATGAAGATGTCAAAGTTACTTTGAATGAAAAGCAACGCTGACACTAACCTCTGGTACATCCAGTACCTCCTCATAACTCTCTTTTATGGGCCACACTGTTACCTTTTCCCATGAGAACCTTAAACTCATCACACAGAATGCGGGGCGAAACAGTCAGAGTAAGGCAGCAAAAATGAAGACGTACAGAAActgaaaaaagggaaaaggcTGGGACTAATTTAAGATGTTCAGGAAGGGCAGGCACTTGTtagatgttttttgtgtgttaattTTGCTGAGTCATTTGAGGTCTATGGATGCAGAGGAGAAAGATAAATAAGTGCTTGTGGTTTTGAAGACCTTATTCAAATGTTCCTAAATcacaaataaaagagaaagaaagggattCTACCATTTCTGGGTGAATTTAGCTTTTTGTTGTAATATGGAATGTAACTGCAAAAATCTCTATCTCACCAGGTAATTTTAATCGAGTCCTAATAGGCACATTTTCTCAAAACAAGTGGGAGAAATCTGCCAAGGCCAAGTTTGAATTATTTCCATTACAAATCGACTTGTTTCATGAATTTTCTAGAATAGAGTGTATGTTCCTTCATTCTAGTGCAGTGATCTGTCTTGTTTCAACATACTGACACTCGCAGACACTTCTGaaattaggcctatattatATTAAGATATTTTGTGttatatgttatgttatatattatgaaatactgtatgttatgaTATATTATGTTAAGAAAAACCCAACTTCAGATTCAGTTATAGAAAAATGTACTTTGTACGATGTGGAATATGCACTTCAGGAGAATAGTTTCCTCCAGaagaattaaaatgtattagtCTTGCACACAGAATGTGAAATTTGAATCCCCCAGCTACAGCACATAACTAACTGTGGCGGAGTAACAAAACAGCCAAAAGTGATGTGTGTAGTGTTAACCTTTGCATTAACAAAGCTTCCTGACTCGGGTCAAACCAAAGGGGCTGGACTTGTGTAATTAGCCTGGACGTGGAAAGCCTGCACTAAATCAGAATAATGTCCAGTGTATTGGACTCTCCATAAATCGTGGTGCGTTCGATTCATTCATGTCAGTGTGTACTGTGTCTACTGTGATTAATGTTAACAATAAGTATGTGTGGCAGTTTTTACAATCCGGGTGGCCACAATGAGAATCAAAGCTCCAACTGTGGTCAAGTTGGCACCATTCAATACTAATTGAGCTACGCAGGACCACAAGTCTGTGGTCCAACTGCAAACACATGTCCATTTGTTTCATTgcttcatttgtttgtttgtaaacAAGATGTGACAGTCCGTGGAGGACATTGAGGGTAGAAAACAAGGACAGTTTTGTTGCTTATGGGCAGTGAAAGGATCAATGCTAATCACACGACGGCCCGACAGGATTTCCATATTCAGACTAGGAGCGCCTTATTTTAAAGGCCTTATGAGGTGAGATGGATAGAAGGACATTGATCACATGAGCGCAAATAGACAAACGCTGACATGCACCAGTGAGCACACATTCACAATCCAGGCCCaaaaccataaatgatgtactCCCTTCAGCTTTGACAAGATGATTAGAAAGGCTCGGCCGTGGAGGAGAGCCTCGACCTCGGAGCTGGAGCTGCAACTTCTTCATAACCTCTGACACCATCTAATGACACTCATTTGCAATCTGACCTCCTGAACATTACCAGACACTAGACCATGATAACAACACTAACAACTGCCCCCTCACTAGCTGTTAATTTGATGCTATTCTAAGGGAGTAGTCCATTTTTGACAAATAAGATCTTGGGTAAACTTATAGATGTGCAACACTCTGTTTGCTCTGACACATTGGATGCATTTGTGTGCACTGTGTTATCTAGGTGTAATTGTatgatatatttatatgtagaAGATTCTCTCAAAAGAGCCATGTGTGTTTAATGAGCACATAAAGGCTAGAAACCTGCATCAAAGACCTAATTTGTCCAAACATCTGTGTGCAGCTTTGAAGCAGTTGTTTTGGTTCTATCAGCTCTAAAACTGtacaatataaataaacaatgttataatgtgtATAGGCATATAAAAACAACTGATCAGGAATGGTCCTGCAGAAAGCATGTCTAGTATGTCAAGTACCACATCCATGTTCTCAGTTAAGGGAGGAGAATTTAATTATGTTCTGTTTGGTTTAGTTTGAAGGGTACAATTTGTTCTCTCCTGATTTTAGAGCACATGCAAAATAGCAGGAGGTggcacataagcacacacactgCTGTACATGCAAGCTTGTGCACAGATACAAATACTGTCAATGCACAAGCACCTAAACATATTAAATGATGTGCtgacacacacattatttaatCTTTATTTCATTACAGCCGAATCTCTCCAGTTTACCACCAGATTTCCACCCATATTCTTTCAATCTGAAACGTGTTAAAGATCTGCGCTTGCTATCAGGTAGACACAACTTGATGAAATGCCTACTAAATATACTACCAAGAAAACATATGCCCTGAAAGCTTTGGCCAAGTCCTCatatttaggattttttttaattttgctcTAGAAAGTTCTTACCTACTTCCCACCACAATCAAGTGGCAAGAGCTGTTGAAATTGATGGATTGCGCTTCTAATGCCATGACCTGATGTCATTATAGTAAGTGACACGTTGCACCCTAATGGTTGAGCTctttatgtgcatgtgtataaaagtgtatgtgtgtgtttgcacatgtgctagtgtgtgtgtcagaggacTGCAGGCaaggggagggaggaagggacgCTAATTGAAATTCCTTCAGCCATGTCTGGCAGAGCCTTGGTGtctgagtgacacacacacacacacacgcataaacacacacacaagcacacacatattcacactgGCCCTGGCCCTAATAAAAGTGGGCTTTGCCATATGGAGGCCATGTGCAAGACtggcctctctctgtgtgtgtgtgtgtgtgtgtgtgtgtgtgtgtgtgtgcgtgtgcgtgtgcgtgtgcgtgcgcgctCTTTGCAGGAGAGGCTTGTACAGCACCACAGAGCCACAGACAGATGTATACAAACCTATGTGTTCGGTATAAAGTTGTGCAAATGATAAAGATCCATTTTTGAAGATTACAttcccagacacacacactttacatgCTGTGACAGAAtcgcacacatacagtagaagtAATGCAGCAAGAGCCTCTTGTATTATCTTAAAGAAATTAGCTTATGTTTTAGACGTCACCCATCTCATTCAGTGAGCTGGCAGGGAAACTCTAGGCAGGTAAATGTGGGAGTAATGTTCTGTTCTCCCTCAACAACTACTGTCAATGTGCCCTGAGGCGATGCGCCTATTCTGAGCTGCGCAGAGACCAGAACACTGTGGCAGTTGTGGAGAACTTCCAGATGTGTTTAACTAGAAGATAAAGTTGTGGACAGAAGAATGATAACAGCTGATTTCCTATTCTGGATCAGTCATAAATGATTATGATGACCCTTACAAGGCATTAACAGTATTTATCATTTTACAGATGAgattagggctgtcccaaacgattatcttttaaacgattaatctagcgattatttttttcgattagtcgactaatctaacgatGAATTTTTTGATTAGCGATtcttttcccattgctcaattattaacaaaagGTTCAAgtttctatttatttaaattgtttaacactgcactgaatttttagtgcaacctgaagccagatgcaggctatcaatccaaccacaaaataaagtcactttcaggaggaatacaaaaaataatttgcttttttttaacagtaggtaaaataatgaataagctcttgtttaacatccaagctcttctccctttaatttaactctaattatttgtatctaaaggctggttaagcactgtagggaggagaagttggacagtttctTCGTCAcgttccagtgattggcacatGTGGGTGACGGCATTGGAtatgcgttagcatgttagatgtattcaatgtatttattgtacaaGGATTACCTCTTGAGATGTGTCATCTCATTTTCAAGATGGTCCTTGTTAGGACTGGACAATTCAAAAGACAAGACATTACAGTACAACaacttgcgatcttaaagaCGCCAGCGGGTCCTCTAACTCTTGTGGGTCGTCCTTTCgtgctgctatctctgactcactcactggaccgtcaacctgacaaaaaactgcaCGTAGGCGAAGGAGTTTGGCTAGCTCCAGAGCTAAGGCGGGGCTAAAGATTAGGTGCCCCTAGAACCCGCGTGTCTAACAGTAGTTCCTCATTACATTAGTTCCGcattatattaattaatttgcacgcaagttttatttatttattttatttagtgactcgtcgacgcaaattatttgtgtcaaCGCATTTACGTAATCGACTACGTCGACAAATTGTCCCAGCCCTAGATGAGATGCTTTGTTGCTGCCATAGCTATTGTGGTACAGTTTGGTTTTTAATTAACTGAAAACAAACCGTAATTGTATGTTAATGCACATTCTTAACATGCATCTTAACTTCTATTATCTTACAACAGATTCCATAAAATGTGTGCATTTTGCATTCATCATGCAATCATACTTTTTCCTTCATCAAATCCTAAAGTTAAGTTatctcaaagtgctttaaaggTACCAGTGGGGTTTCTCAGTGCCCAACAGTGGAGGATTAAGAGCTGGGAGTCTACCCAGTGTGAAAgagtgtaactgtgtgaatgtgagacTGAGTGGTGCTGACAAAAGAGCATGTGTGCTCAGTGATCCTTcttaggataaataaaggttaaaatcATATTTCACAGCCCTCAAAATGCACAACCAGAAAAAGGAGCAAGAATCGCATGTCTATTACTTTACATCTGAGTATGTATAACCTCATACTTAGCATGTGCCCACCACTATTATAGCTGCAGTACAATAGCAGCAAGGAGTAAGTGGACTTGTTTCATTCTCCCCAGGGGTTTGGTAATAGCCGTGTTTTAGATATTTCCTCGAAGAAGAAGAACTTTCTCTGGGCAATTTCTAATTGGTTCCAGTGGATCATCTCTCTTTTTTATCTTCTTGGCATactcattttgttttttcctctcCCTTTCCCACTGTCATGCTTCCCCCTTCCCTAACTTTCTGTAGTCTGGCTTGCCTCTACACATGGTGAAACGGCTGAAAAGCATGCGGCtctgttatttgtttttttgcccGGTCACCTGTTTTGATGTGCACATTTGCCAGGGGTGGAAACCAGAAACATCTCTCTTCACAGATAAACACAATGAGAAAAAACCAGTCCCATCATTTGCTATAGTGTTTTCTTTGACAAATATGgacataaaaatgttttaatagcaAACTTCATAACATGGACCTCCCTTCTATCAATTTTTAGTGCAACTAAAAAAGTAGGAAACTATATGGCTCAATATCCAATAAAAGCTTAAGAAATTCCCAGATGGCCTTCTAATTCTCACAAGCTGatatttccatttttaaatACAGCTCAAAATATAAACAACCAGTGAAACGCAGAACAATGTAACAAAGTCGACTTACTGTATGGATCATCCTCACTTTTGGTGCCATTAACTTTTCCTTTCTTGTCAATGCGAAGGAAGAATTTCTGGTAGGAGAACAGTTTCCTTCTGCGCACATCTCCTTGTAGATGGTTGTAGCTGCTCCGCACGTGGCGCCCGACGACCGTCGCTGAGGACGATGACACATTGGTCGCCCGTGGCAACCTAGCAGAGGATGCGTGCAGCGGTGCCGGTGATGAGATGAAGATGTGAGGAGGAGTCCCTCGCGGTGCATTGTGGTGCTTTTCAGAGTCGGGTGATAAAGCGGACAGCGGCGATGATGAGGAGGGTCCGAGCAGGAGAAGCAGGAGAAGGAAAGTGACCGAGAGGATGAGTGAAGGAGGTCTGTAGCAGGGGCAGGTGGAGAACCAGGCGACCGGTGCACCTTGTGTCACTGTCCATCTACACATGGTAGTGGAGCTGAGAGAGCTGTGGAGGAGCTCAGGGGCTGGGGCATGCTGAGCTGGGTACAGGGAGAGGGAGCGAGAGTGGGAGAAACTCCCCCTGACTGACCACCTCCTCTGTCTGGGGACCCCCAACCTCACTGGGACTGTAGGTGTTATAACCTGAATGGCTGACTGCGGTAGATGTGATGTAGCGTTATTATCTGTAAAAGTGATGGCGATGCAGCTGCTGGTGGGGGTGAAGCCTGCAGTCTTGTGGCTGACTCTGCTGTAGTCCCCGGGGCTGTTTATTCCTCAGCAGCGCCGCAAGAATGCGTCAACATCAATAACTCAGATCACCTCTTAACGGGAACAACTGGGGGTTCGCCTCAAAGACCTCTCaccacctcctccctctcctcccaaCACTGCTGCTCTTTGCTCCTGGttgctcacacacgcacacacacacacatgcgcacccACCCACACGCGCACTTACTCAAAATccctttttaaagtttaaatgtaCACCTACACTTTCACATccgaagaaaaaaacacacagtccattcatatacaaaataaataaaatctactCCACCGCACTTCCACAGTCCAGGGAGGTGAATAACAGAAAGGCGGAGGAGGTCTGGATAAAAGATGCCAAACTGCTCAGTACTaagtgaataaataaaaacggggagtaaaaaaaaaaaaaaaaaaaaaaatctcccgaGAAATCCACGCAACGCaggccacaaaaaaaaagaaattcacagAATCCAAACtatcttctcttcttttctctctttgtttctcttgGTTTGTCGGAGCTGGTTTGAAGTTACTTGAGTGTGTAACTGAGCCCGGGAGCTCTTGTCTTTCTCCCTTGTCTTGTTGTGCGTCTTGTCAGTGAGCTGAGTTGAGCTCCTTATCTGTGCTCTGTCCTCTCGGAGTCTGAGTGCTGGAGCAGTGCGTTgcctctcttctttcctcctgTGTGGGGCTCCCTCTCCTTTGGccccctccctctttcctttGCCTCTCCCTCTCCGCTATCTCTATCAGCGGTACACTTTCTGGTTATCTGGAGTTTCTCTGAGGTGACTGAATCTTGTCTTTCCTTTCACCTTATTTATTCGCTGCAGTTCCCCAGATGTCATCTCTTAGTGTAATTGGATGTCTATGAAAACCACTTGGCTTTGAAGAGCTGCGtgcatttatgtatgtgtgcatgtgtgtccgCACATGtacgtggtgtgtgtgtttgtgtgtgtgcgtgcgtgtgtaggGGGGATCTGTCCCACCctgttttctctttccctccctctattctctgtctcctcccctTCCCAGACAAAACTCCTCCAGTTGAGCAGAGCAGGTCCAAAAGAAAACCATTCTTCATATCTCTCTACTTTTGCTAAGCTCTTAGGTTTATCTTTCTAATATTTCTGTCCTCTTGATTAGTACTGTGTATTGTTATTGACATTTTTCAGTGCTGATAAAATATCTGTGTTTTGGTACTTACGGTACCACAAATGCACTGTAATAACACTGAAATAATGAACATGTTTCTTtacaaaacacatttaacaaaTGAAACCCAAATTCTGAAATATTAAATTTGCATCACAAGAATGTTGCCTAAGTACAATAAATTTGAAACtgtcaacatttattttaaatcagaCTGTGAGCATTCAGTGACACGTTCGTGACAGTTTTTTATTCTGTAGGCTGGGCTAAGACATATTATGGTCAGTACTAAAACAATATTAAACTTTATTATAAGGTACATGTCCTGGTCTCTACTAGTTTTTACTACATATTAATCCCTGGGGACGAAACATAAATAATTGACAGTTCAAAGttcaacaataaataaaagatgaagCATAGTGTTAGTTCAGGCAGAGCGCTGAAGTCCCGCTTGCATTAGCCGATTGGCATCACCAGCTTCATTCATGTTTCTACAATCACTGGCTCATTCACAGCTCTGACTTGTAACATCCAATCATATTCAAGCAGGTGCGGCCATTATTAACCTGACACCTGGGGGGGAATTGTTCATTCAGCAGAATCCTGGTTGCTCCCTCAAAG contains:
- the LOC114571334 gene encoding fibroblast growth factor 3, whose protein sequence is MEGGGFIGSNSVTNTTGGINSPGDYSRVSHKTAGFTPTSSCIAITFTDNNATSHLPQSAIQVITPTVPVRLGVPRQRRWSVRGSFSHSRSLSLYPAQHAPAPELLHSSLSSTTMCRWTVTQGAPVAWFSTCPCYRPPSLILSVTFLLLLLLLGPSSSSPLSALSPDSEKHHNAPRGTPPHIFISSPAPLHASSARLPRATNVSSSSATVVGRHVRSSYNHLQGDVRRRKLFSYQKFFLRIDKKGKVNGTKSEDDPYSMLEIKSVDVGVVAIRGLSSNYYLAISKKGELYGARDFGPDCRLIERIEENKYNTYASAEWRNKKKHMFVGLNANGKPMRGKKTRRKNTATHFLPIVVQPR